One window from the genome of Actinomycetota bacterium encodes:
- a CDS encoding S8 family serine peptidase, with protein sequence MREYIVLRDLQPTRTSEPFGGGLRGRTAGPAPSAAMEAPPEPRLEVENLENRDLREMARDPEVAAIAPPMPTRLIEPRALDDDAAAAAAGDAWGIAAVGADSSAFTGAGVTVSVLDTGIDSAHPAFSGVSINEKDFSGSGEGDRQGHGTHCAGTVFGRDVSGSRIGVARGVTNVLIGKVLGDSGGGSSDMLFNGMQWAVQNGANVISMSLGFDFPGMVKGLVANDWPADLATSRALEAYRANLRMFDALMGLIRAQEGFGPGTIVVAASGNESERQIDPDYEIAASLPAAAEGVVSVGALGRQGSVFTIAPFSNTFPQIAAPGVAVKSAKTGGGLVEFNGTSMACPHVAGVAALWWEAVRSSPVPATARTVLAKLLASAQTGGFAPDVDVADRGVGIVRSP encoded by the coding sequence ATGCGCGAGTACATCGTCCTTCGTGACCTCCAGCCCACCCGCACCTCCGAACCGTTCGGCGGCGGCTTGCGGGGGCGTACCGCCGGGCCGGCGCCGTCGGCCGCCATGGAGGCTCCGCCTGAGCCCCGTCTCGAAGTCGAGAACCTCGAGAACCGGGACCTGCGGGAGATGGCGCGCGACCCCGAGGTGGCGGCCATCGCCCCGCCCATGCCCACCCGCCTTATCGAGCCTCGGGCCCTCGACGACGACGCGGCCGCGGCCGCCGCGGGCGACGCCTGGGGCATCGCCGCCGTCGGGGCCGACTCGTCGGCCTTCACGGGGGCGGGTGTGACGGTGTCGGTGCTCGACACCGGTATCGACTCCGCCCACCCCGCGTTCTCGGGCGTGAGCATCAACGAGAAGGACTTCTCGGGCAGCGGAGAGGGCGACCGCCAAGGCCACGGCACGCACTGCGCGGGCACGGTGTTCGGCCGCGACGTGTCCGGCAGCCGCATCGGCGTGGCCCGGGGCGTCACCAACGTGCTGATCGGCAAGGTGCTGGGCGACAGCGGCGGCGGCTCGTCCGACATGCTGTTCAACGGCATGCAGTGGGCCGTGCAGAACGGGGCCAACGTCATTTCCATGTCCCTCGGGTTCGACTTCCCGGGCATGGTCAAGGGCCTGGTGGCCAACGACTGGCCGGCCGACCTGGCCACCTCGCGAGCCCTGGAGGCCTACCGGGCCAACCTCCGTATGTTCGATGCGCTCATGGGCCTGATCCGCGCCCAGGAGGGGTTCGGCCCGGGCACCATCGTGGTGGCCGCCTCGGGCAACGAGAGCGAGCGCCAGATCGACCCCGACTACGAGATCGCGGCGTCGCTGCCGGCGGCTGCCGAGGGCGTCGTGTCGGTAGGGGCGCTGGGCCGCCAAGGCAGCGTGTTCACCATCGCCCCGTTCTCCAACACGTTCCCCCAGATCGCGGCCCCGGGCGTGGCCGTGAAGTCGGCCAAGACGGGCGGCGGCCTCGTCGAGTTCAACGGCACCTCGATGGCCTGCCCCCACGTGGCCGGCGTGGCCGCCCTGTGGTGGGAGGCGGTGCGCTCGTCGCCCGTGCCCGCCACCGCCCGCACCGTGCTGGCCAAGCTGCTGGCCTCGGCCCAGACCGGCGGCTTCGCCCCCGACGTCGACGTG